The following proteins are co-located in the Doryrhamphus excisus isolate RoL2022-K1 chromosome 3, RoL_Dexc_1.0, whole genome shotgun sequence genome:
- the LOC131125458 gene encoding sodium/potassium-transporting ATPase subunit beta-3-like — MASTEDKPANKENASSWKDSFYNPRTGEVLGRTASSWALILLFYLVFYCFLAGMFALTMWVMLLTLDEHAPRYRDRVPYPGLVILPNSLDIAFNRTDAGKYADYVKNLEAFLQKHYNDTEQEKNLDCPQGEYFLQDDSGEMEKKVCRFKRDYLSLCSGLSDTNFGYSEGKPCVLLKLNRIIGLKPQGDPYINCTVKKENPVQMQYFPRNGRIDKMYFPYYGKKAHVNYVQPLVAVKLLLTKEDYNKELTVECRVEGSDLRNNDERDKFLGRVTFRIKVVE; from the exons ATGGCGAGCACTGAGGATAAACCAGCCAACAAGGAGAATGCATCCAGCTGGAAGGACTCCTTCTACAATCCGAGGACCGGCGAGGTGCTGGGTCGTACGGCCAGCAGCTGGG CCCTCATCTTGTTGTTCTATTTGGTCTTCTACTGTTTCCTGGCGGGCATGTTTGCCCTGACGATGTGGGTGATGCTGCTCACACTGGATGAGCATGCACCCAGGTACAGAGACCGCGTTCCTTATCCAG GGTTGGTGATCCTTCCCAACTCGCTGGACATCGCTTTCAACAGAACCGACGCTGGGAAGTATGCAGACTATGTGAAAAACCTGGAGGCCTTCCTGCAAA AGCATTACAATGACACGGAGCAGGAGAAGAATCTAGACTGTCCTCAAGGCGAGTACTTCCTGCAGGATGACAGTGGGGAAATGGAAAAGAAAGTGTGCCGCTTCAAGAGGGACTACCTGAGTCTCTGCTCCGGCCTGTCTGACACCAACTTTGGCTACTCTGAGGGGAAACCATGCGTGCTGCTAAAACTAAACAGG ATCATCGGTCTGAAGCCTCAGGGGGATCCTTACATCAACTGCACTGTCAAA AAAGAAAATCCTGTTCAGATGCAGTACTTCCCCAGAAACGGACGCATTGACAAGATGTATTTCCCTTACTACGGAAAGAAAGCCCAT gtgaaCTACGTGCAGCCCCTGGTTGCCGTTAAGCTGCTGCTCACCAAGGAGGACTACAACAAGGAGCTGACAGTGGAGTGCAGGGTAGAGGGCTCCGACCTGCGCAACAACGACGAGAGGGATAAGTTCCTGGGTCGTGTCACCTTCAGGATCAAGGTGGTGGAGTAA